The genomic region GTGATCGAATGTTACTTGCAGCGTTCGCATGGCGCGGGGATAGGCTCGATGGTCGTCGGTGTGGAGTGTCAGCTTGTCAACCCCGCGGCAGACGATGCGCAACAGCTCCCGCACGCCCTTCTCCACGGCCTTGGGATCGGGTCGCCCGAGCTCGGCTTCGAGTGCAGCACGACGTCTCCTTTGGTCCGGCCTCATTCGGCCCTTTCGACGAAGAGGGCTATCGGTGAATCCAAAGGTGAAGCTCGAGTCCACTTCGACGGCAAGATTGTGATGGAAGGGAAAGTACTGGCTGTATTCGAAGGTCTCGAAGCCGTCGACGATCACAGCGCCCCGCGGACGGCATCTATCCAGAAGCCTGCTCTGATAGAGTAGGCAGTGCCTCCCCAATCGCGCGAGCTGGCGATCCACAGTACTGGGCGCCACACGGATCTCACGGGCGATCTGACGGTTAGCCATGGCGCCGACGGTCTTCATGAAGAGGCGCGGCAGGACATCAGGCCGCTTGAGCCAGTAGCTCACCGAGAACGTCTGGGTACTGAAGGAGCGCTTGCAATGGGTGCACTGGAAACGCTGGACACGGCAGGGCTTGATGCTCCGGTAATAGGCACCCTGGCGCTTGAAAGGCCAGCGGCCGTCCAAGACGTGATGATGCTTGCACTTGGGATTGGGACAGAACGGCGGCCGCCAGGTCCTGCATGATCTCGAAGGCTTGAACATGTCCTGGCCCCGGCAGGACCGGGGCCAGGTACAACATCCGCGGCACAACTAGATCATCTGGATGAACCAGTTCTTGCTGCGCCGCTTGACCTTGCCGAACCACAGCGCCAGCGGGAACATCACCACCAGCAGTCCGATCCAGCCCACGAAGCTCGCGATCACGGCGCCCTCCCGGTAGAAGAAGCCCAGGCGGCGCGTGAAGATCGCCAGCAGCGGAATGTGCAGCGCGTAGAAGAAGAGCGGCACCTTGCCGATCACGCCCAGTGGCTTCAGCACGTTCGAGTGCATCCCGATCCGGCAGAAGAGCCCCACCATGAAGATCACGGCGCCGCCGAACCACAGCAGGTGGACGGTGTTGGGCGGGTACTTCTGCTCGAGGAAGAAGGACCAGCTGAAGACGTCCGACCACGGCGTCAGGTTGCCGTAGCCGCGTCCCAGGCGCAGGAGCACCGCCAGGCCCACCAGGGCCAGGCCGATGACCATGCTCTTCGTCGAGCGCTCGGCGTGGGTCTTCCAGCCCTCGAACCAGAAGTGCGCCATCACCGAACCCAGCAGCGCCAGCGCGAACCAGGGCAGGGCGGGGTAGAGGTTGAAGCTGCCCGCGTCGATGAACATCTGCATCGGCACGTGCATCCACTTGTCGTAGTCGTAGGGGATC from Candidatus Latescibacterota bacterium harbors:
- a CDS encoding IS1 family transposase; this encodes MDGRWPFKRQGAYYRSIKPCRVQRFQCTHCKRSFSTQTFSVSYWLKRPDVLPRLFMKTVGAMANRQIAREIRVAPSTVDRQLARLGRHCLLYQSRLLDRCRPRGAVIVDGFETFEYSQYFPFHHNLAVEVDSSFTFGFTDSPLRRKGRMRPDQRRRRAALEAELGRPDPKAVEKGVRELLRIVCRGVDKLTLHTDDHRAYPRAMRTLQVTFDHRVTRSTERRDAANDLFEVNLLDLLIRHSSANHRRETIAWSKRRNGSSLRLWILVVWRNCVKRRHEKGPPVSPAMLKGLARRLLDVHELLAERIFRSQVELPASWSATYAGKDETPALGLNRRHDLTYAY
- a CDS encoding DUF1624 domain-containing protein yields the protein MAVKERFHFIDQFRGLIGIMMALGHSNEYFNHIWYAFEFQDPFFGSGSQFGLRYMGYLCAPGFLVMNGAMVYWAYMRRRKAGVSDWKARWHFIQRGLFLIAVQMTWVNSAWSGFGSWRPLHWSIIACIGTAMILLTLVINWHWKWRLALGTALIFGQHFLLQIPYDYDKWMHVPMQMFIDAGSFNLYPALPWFALALLGSVMAHFWFEGWKTHAERSTKSMVIGLALVGLAVLLRLGRGYGNLTPWSDVFSWSFFLEQKYPPNTVHLLWFGGAVIFMVGLFCRIGMHSNVLKPLGVIGKVPLFFYALHIPLLAIFTRRLGFFYREGAVIASFVGWIGLLVVMFPLALWFGKVKRRSKNWFIQMI